The Candidatus Thorarchaeota archaeon genomic interval GAGATGGCTATTGGGGGGTCCATTGGTATGCTGGCGGGCACGGCGGTAACTTTCTGGCTATCTGCGTCAGCACTAAGTATGGCAATCATGTTCGTTGTCGTTTCAATCATGTCCGTTGTCGGTATGAATCTGAGCCACATTGCACCCAACCTATCCGACGAACTATCCCCCTCAAAACGGGCTGTTGCGGCCGCAGCACTTGGTGCTAACACATTGGCTGCAATGAAGGGTGGTAGTGGTGCTTCACTGTACGGACCTCTTCTCAAGACTTTCAATGTCAATATTCACAGAGCAATTGCTACTTCTCTGTTCGTTGCAACAATTACCTCAACAGTCGGGGTATTCCTATATTGGAGTCAGGGCCAACTCCTCTTAGTTGAGGGAATAGCTGTTCTTGTAGGCTCTCTACTCGGTTCACGAGTTGGAAGCTTGGTTTCCCTTGATACAGAATCTAAATGGTTGGAAGTGGGCCTTTCTGTTGCTGTTATTATCCTAGCGTCCATAACCTTGCTGAAAGCTCTATTCGTATAGTTTCAACTACTTCAGATGAATGCAGAGCAACGTTGTATCCATGACACGTCGCTATTCCTTGGTTCTTAATTCTCCGTTTCGCTTGGACTGAGCTTCTCCAACTTCGTTCTTAGTCGTGCCCGGGTAGATTCTACGCTCCATTCCTTGGCTACGGCTCGCTTAAGTATTCTTTTTCTGGATTCGTGAACACGCTTATCAGACCCAAGATCAGGATTGTCTTCCAGAAACTC includes:
- a CDS encoding sulfite exporter TauE/SafE family protein gives rise to the protein EMAIGGSIGMLAGTAVTFWLSASALSMAIMFVVVSIMSVVGMNLSHIAPNLSDELSPSKRAVAAAALGANTLAAMKGGSGASLYGPLLKTFNVNIHRAIATSLFVATITSTVGVFLYWSQGQLLLVEGIAVLVGSLLGSRVGSLVSLDTESKWLEVGLSVAVIILASITLLKALFV